The following DNA comes from Opitutaceae bacterium.
TCGGTGGCGGCAGTGTGATCGATGCCACAAAGGCGATGGCCGGCTTTCTCTCGAACCCGGGTGAACCACTTGATCACTTGGAAGTCATCGGACGGGGTCGACCACTCCGGATGCCCGCAGTGTCTTGGATCGCCGTGCCCACCACCGCGGGCACGGGCGCGGAAGCGACTCGAAACGCGGTCCTTTCGGCTACCGACCCCAAGGCGTCAGGGAGCCCCGGCAACCGCTTTGATCGCGTGAAAGTCAGCCTGCGGAGCCCGCTGCTCCTGTCGCGCCTGGTCGTTCTTGATCCAGAGATGTTGCTTGGACAACCGCATGAGGTGCGGGCGGCGACGGCGATGGACGCCTTTACCCAGCTCCTGGAGGCCTATGTCTGCAATCGGGCGAATCCACACGCCGATCTTTTTTGCGAAGGGGGACTGAGGCAACTCGGCTGGGCCCTGCCACGTTGGCTGGCGGGAGATGAGGCTCCCGAAGTGCGGTCGGCACTCGGGTGGTCGGCCTTTTGGAGCGGGGTGGCGCTCGCGCAGGCCGGGTTGGGGGCGGTCCATGGGATCGCGGGGCCGCTCGGCGGAGCCTTTCCCGTCCCGCACGGTGCGGCGTGTGCCGCGTTGCTGCTGCCGGTGGTGGAGGCCAATCTCGCCCGCCTCAAGACACTGTCAGCAACGTCAGCTCTCGAACGCTTTGATGCGGCGGCACGCCTGGTCACGGGTTCTGCGACCGTCAACAGTGGGGACTTGCTGGGCTGGCTGAGGGAGCGCGTAGCTCAGGCGAAGACAAGGGGTCTGGCCAGCTTCGGAGTCACAGTCGCGGATCACCCGGAGCTGGCGCGGAGGGCTTTGGCGGCGAGCAGCATGAAGGCAAACCCAGTCCCCTTGACCGAGGATGACCTTCTCGCGATCCTCGCTGCGGCCGCTTAGGCACGAGACCACAAGCCAAAGGGGCGCGACTTTCCCTCGTGCAGGCGAGGGTGAGCCGAGCCCCTTGTTCAGGCTTTCGCGTTTAGGTTCTGCCCGGCGGAGGCGCTTGGGGCAGGCGTGACTGTCGTCTGAATCTTCGCCTGAGCTTCGGCGTGCCGGGCAATGTGCTGTTCGGTTTGTACCGCACGCTGTAGCTGAGCGTGCTGCTGCAAGTCGGCCCCCTGCGTGTGAGTGGCGTGGACAAGCATTTTCATGTCAACAAGGGTAGACCCTGCCCATGCATAAACACCATGGGGAGTGTTACTTATTTCGCCGGGGAAAAAAGGCTCACTGGGCGAGGACGACGAGTGCATTCTCGGCATTCACCTCGTTCCCCAGGCCGCAATCCCCAAGGGGTTCCAGGGCATCGACGAGACTGTCAATACTGGTGGCGGGGGTCTTGCCTGGCACGGTGAACGTGACGAGCTGCTCGACGGTGCTGTTGACAGCAACGCCATCCTTCATCGCAGGCTGGAATTTCCATTTCTGCGCGGCGTCCAACACCGGCTTCTCAAACACACGATTTGTTGAACTCAGAATCCGGGCATCCATCACCTGCCCGCTCGTTGAGACCGAGAGTCCCACCACGACAGCTCCCTCGAACTCGTCCTTGCGCAGTTCAAAGGCGTAATGCGGCGCTTTTTGGCTCAGGGGCCTGGCTGGCGTGGTCGAAGCGTGGAGGGTGCTGACGAGAGCCGCGCCAAGGAGGCCGGCGAAAAGAAGGCGGAAGGAGCGAAACGATTTCATTTTTGATTTTCTTGAGGATTGGTGGTGGGTGGTTCAGCGCAGGGTGAGTTGAACTCCCACGGCTCCAAAACCCGCGAGCCTTCCAGAAAGTTGCAGCCAATTTAATTGACGCGAGATTGTCACGATGTCCGCGCAACCTCGGGTGCTTGCCTTCGGTGGACGCCGCCTTCGATCGCTGTCAGTTGTCCCTGAGCCGGATGAGCTCCCGCTTCAGTTCGGCGCGGATTTTTTAGGCAGGTCCTCCCAGCCCATGCGAATGTCGGGTCCCCAAGCATGGGTTCCCAAACCCACGCATACCGGTGTTCTGCTTCTGGCGATCCCGAGCGGCGCATCTTGCGTTTTCTGCCTCGGCTTGTGCCGGGTGTCGAGCCGCGGGGAGGCGATGCCGACTCCTATTGAGTGCTTAGTCCGCGGCGACCGCGCCGGCGTTCATCTTCGGCACGTCACCTCGCATGCGGAACCCGGCCGCAGCCATTCCACGTTGCGCCTCGGGCGCTTTCATGAACGCGGCCCAGACCGAACCGACGCGCAGGTTGTTCGACATGATCACTGTGATGCCGACGTCGATTGCGATGACATCCGGTGCGACCCAGCCGGTCTCCAGGTTGAAGGCATCAGCAAAGCCGTAGCGACCCCAAAGGCCTTCCAATTCCACCTGGCGCATGTGCGAAAGCACCTCGATGCACTCACGCGGGGCGAAGGGGAGGGAGCCACCGGGTGCGCAGGGGACGAGCGTGCCGTCGAGCTTCGGATCATGCGGTCCTTGGGGAGCACCCCAGGCACGGTAGCCGCGTTCACTGTCGGACGCGGTCACGCCCCAGAGACTGTGTGACCAAGAAGGGAAAAGGTGGGATTGGGCGGCGCACCATTCGCGTTGCGCCAGCGTCGCGGCGACGGAGTTTTGCCAGTAGTCCGCGTAGTCGTCGCTGCGGTCGCGGAAGAAGAACCACGCATGGGAGTACTGGTGAGTGAAGAGGGGCGGGCAGGCAATGAACTCGAAACCGGCGTAGTGTGTCTTTGGGCGCTGCCAGGCGTGCCAGCTCTCTTTCGGCAAGGGATTCGTGGGGGCGCCGAGTCCGAGGAGGTACAGGGCCATGTGTTCGCTGTAGCTGTCCCAGCGGCTTTGAAGAAATCCTCCCTCGGGCGTCCACCCATGGGAAAGCGTGGACCCGCCGTTCATCGCCCATTGCCAGTCGATCCTCTGGTAGAGCGCGTCGACCCAACCGGTGATTTCCGGATCCTTGAGCGCTTCACGGGCGGTGAGGGCGCCGAGCATGAAGAGGGCGGTGTCGATCGTGGATGCCTCGGAATTCCAGACCCGCTTGCCGTCGTCAAAATCCACAAAATGATAAAACCAGCCACGTTCGTGCGCCACGTGATCGTGCGCAAAGGCCAGTGTGCGTAGGCACCGGCTGATGGCTTCCTCACGCGTCATCCACCCTTGGTCGGCAGCGATCACCCAGGCTGTCAGTGCGAATCCTGACGCAGCAATGCTCGCTGGCGCATAAGTCGCGGTGCCCATCGCAGGAGCCCGATCCCGGGTAAGTCCGGTCTGTGGGTGGGTATGGTCGAGGAAGTACTGGACACCGCGTTGCTCGATATCCACGAGAAACGCCGTCTCCGCCTGGTCGAGGACCGCGCCATCGCGGGCTTCGTAGCCGTGGGCAAAGGCCGCAGCGATGAAGCCCAACGCGCCGACCATCGCGACAATGAGTCGTCGGAGATGGGAGCGTTTGGAGAAGTCAGCCATCGGGCGGCTCATGTGTACGTATCGGAACACGAGCCGCAAAACGAAACCTCAGTTTTCTTGAGGAATTTTACCCATTTGGCACGCCGGTGTTTCGGATGAAAAAACATTGGCTGTGTGAGCGTGCCTGCTGGTGGGTTTACCCGGGTGGTACCCGGATTTTCACTCGCCACCTTCCCGCAAAAGCGCAGTCTGAGCTTCCCTATGCGACCTGTGTCCACCCCTGTCGTTGCCCGCAGTTGCCGTGATCGCCGCGGGTTCACGCTCTTGGAAATCCTGATTGTGCTCGCCATTCTCGGCCTGCTGGTCGGCGTGCTCATGACTTCGATCAATTCCGGTTTTTTCGCGGCCAAAGAGGGTGTCGCCCGCCTTTTCGTGAGCACGACAGTCAAGGTGCCGCTTCAGGTCTACAGTCTGCACATGGGCAACTACCCGTCGACGGAGGAAGGTCTCAAAGCCCTCGTGAACGCGCCGGCTGCCAAGGCCGAGCGGTGGAAGGGACCGTACTTGGATGATGGCAAGCTGCCCATCGATCCCTGGGGTGAAACATATCTCTACCGCTCTCCGGGGGTCCGCAACAAGACCACCTATGATATCTGGTCCAAGGGTCCCGACAGGCAGGACGGCACCGCGGACGACATCGGCAACTGGAGCACGGAAGGCACCAAATAGGGTGCGACCCCATGGGCGGTGCGGCGCGCCATAGGCAGGCCTTCACGCTTGTGGAGATTCTGGTCGTCATTGCCCTCATGGCCGTGATCGTCGGCGCTCTGGGCTGGGGTTCGGCATTTTTTCGTGACGACGGTCGGCTCACGCCTGATGAGAGGGTCCTGGCCGCCCTGCACAAAGCCCGGGAAACTGCGCTGCTCGAAGGTCGAGAGGTGCATCTCGTGGTCCAGGAGAAGCGAAACGACGAGAAGGGCACTCAGCTGGTCTTGAGTGATTCCAGCGGCATTCTTAAGAATTTCCCGATCTCGGCTCAGGAGGGCGTTGGTGTGGCCTTCCTGCCCGTCCGCAGTTCCGACGTGGCTTTGACCCTGGTGGGCGGCGAGGTTCGCCAGTCGGGACCTTCCTCGCGCGCCGTGTTCTACCCCGACGGCACGTGCAGCCGGTTCCGGGTGCAGGTAACGGTGGGCCGCGACTCGCGCCTGATTGAGGTCGATCCCTGGACCTGTGCCGCCGTGTTGCCGACGCCGGAAGGAGGACGGCGATGAGGCGCAACTCGCCGGCGTTCACCGTTCTCGAGGTGCTGATGGCCCTCGCAATCTTCGCACTGATGGCGACTGTGATTGCGGCGTCCTACCTCAATGTGCTGCGCGCCTACCAGCTTGCGGACTCCGACGGCCTTAGCGAGTCGAGACTGAGGCACGCTCGTAGTGAATTTTTCAATACAACGGCCCGGGACGATGTGTTGAAAGGCTCGAATTTCACGGACGGCGACGTGCGGGTGGAGTGGTCCGGGGAGATCGAACCCACCGCCGTCCCGGACCTATACCGGGTGACCTTTCAATTCACCGAAAAGCCCGGCCAGGAGAAGGCGCCGGTGCGGACGACGGAGGTGCACTGGCTTTTCCGCCCGGGCTGGGCACAGCCGATGGAGCGCGGCCCGATCGAGCTTCGTTTTCGAGAGGCGGTGCAGGAGCGACTTGAAGAGGAGGACCGCCGGCGATGAAGAGGCGCGGCTTCACACTTGTCGAACTGCTGATCGCGCTGGCTCTCGTCGGCTTCCTGCTCGTCGCCATGAACACGTTTCTCTTCTCGATGGGGGAGCTGTGGGGGCGACAGAGCGAGCAGAGGCTGTTTGAACTGCATGTACGGAATGTGACCCGGTTTCTGCAACGTGAACTGAATCGCGCCGGCCTGCCCCCGAACAAAGTGGACACGAATCTCGGCATCCGGGAAGTCCGCACCCGGAATGGCACCGAGGACCTGCTGACGTTTGTCCTGCCCGATGGGAGCCGCCTCTGCGAATGGCCGGACGGCCGCGCCTTGCCGGAGGTATTCTGCGGGTTTGTCGTGCGAGACCGGCAGGGGTTGTTCTTTGTCTGGCAGTCGACCCTCGAGGAACGCTTCAACCAGGATCCCCCGCGGGAGACCCTGGTCACCCCGTGGGTGACGCAGATCCAGTACGATTATTACGAGAAGGACTTTCGTTCCTGGCGTACCGAACGGGCGCCGCGAAAACAGCAGGGAGAGAGCCCGGCCCTTCCCGGGCGCGTGCGCTTGACCTTTAGTTACGATGGCATGACACGCGAGGTGGTGCTCGTCGTGCCCTCGGTGGTGGAGGGCCTGCCACAGCTATGAAACACCGGACCACAAGGCGCAGGGGCGCAGTCATGTTGATTGTGCTGGTGGCGATGATGTTCGCCACGGTGGCCCTCACGGCATTCATCGAGCGAAGCTCGACCGACCTGCTGGTCGAGGCCAAGGCACACACCGCCACGCGCATGCGTGCGGACGCCTACTCGGCCCTCGAGGCGACCCTCAGCGTGCTAGCCGCCTTTCGGGCTCAGCTTGGTGAACTGCACAGCCCGCAGGAAGGATGGCATGATGCCATCGAGTTCTCGGGCTTCGAACCCGAGCCGGGCCGCCGCGTCAAAGTGAGCTTTGTGGACGAAAGCGGGCGTATTCCTCTGGTGAATACGGATTTCCCGCGCCTTAAGACAATCCTGGGCGCCTGGGGAATGCGTACCTATGACGCGGAACGGTGCGCGGATGCCCTCCTGAGCTGGATGAAGGCCGACTATGTACCCACCACTTCGCTTGGAATGGAGGAGGATGAATACCAACGGGCGCCCTTCCCCTACAAGGCACCAAAGAAATCGCTGCGTTCTTGGAATGAGTTGTCGGCGATTGCCACGGTGCGGGAGTACTTTTTCGACAATGCAGGGGCCCCGAACGAATATTTTTACCAGATGCAGCGGGTCTTCTCCCTGCTCGATTACCCGGAGCCGAATATCAACGCCGCCGTCCCTGACGCGTTTCTCGCCCGCGACGCGCTCGGCACGGATTCGCAACAACGGCGTATGAAGGATTTTCTTACGGGTCGGGGGGCGTGGAATGGCCGGGGCGGAGGGTACTTCAAAACCAAGGACCAGATTGCCCAGGTGCTGGGTCCGCTTCCTTCCGGCACGAGTTTCGATGTGGTGGTGCGTGCGCTGCGAGTGACCGTGACGGTCCGCGAGGGCAACCAAGCGTACCATCTCCAGGCGTTGGTCGCGCCGGAAGGCGGCGCGAAATGGCAAACGGGCGATTCGGTGAAGTCTTCCAATTTGCCGTTTGCGGTCCTCGAGATTGTTGAAAACGATGGAACGCAATCGCCTCTTCACCACGCTGCTGACGCGCCAATGCCATGACGTCGCCCGCCCAAACATCCCCCCGAACAGGGCTCCTTCCTTCTCCGTACTTCTTCGTGCGCGTGCTAGAAGTCGGCGCCGATGCGACCCCCCAGTCCGTCGCGGAGCAGGTGGAGCTGGCTGTGGAGAACTGGGCGCCCTTCCCGCTTAACCAGGTGTTCTTTGGCCATCATTGGAAGCCGGGTGGCCGTAGGGCCGTCGTCTTTGCCGCCTATCGCCGCAGGTTCACGGACGAGATGCTGTCGGATTGGCAGACGGCCGATTGGGTGGCGCCGGAGTTTGCCCCCTATCTCGGACTTCCCGCGCAGGCAGGCCAGACACTGGCGCTCACCACCATTCATGGTGTCGCCGTAATCCATTGGTCGGAGGGCAACGAGCTTCCCACAAGAATTGTGACACGCCCCTTTCCTGAAGATGCCGACGATGCGGCCAAGGCCGCAGTGGCAGAGGAAGCCATCAAGGCGGTTGGCGGCACGGTTCATTTGCTCGAGGCGAGTGGGATCCCGAACTGGGCGAGCGAACCAGGTGCGTCCGAATGGGAGTTTGCGATTGGCGACCAAAAGGTGAGCTATAGCCGTGCGGAATTGGACCGCATGGACGTGCGCGACCGGGGCGACCTTGCGGCGCTCCGAAAGGGCCGGGCAAGGGATCAGTTGCTCTGGCGGGTTTTCGTTGCCTCGCTCATTTTCATTTTGGGCGCGGCAATCGCACACGGCGCATTTTTCGGCTTGATGCGATGGGAACAGGGCCGCGAGGCGCGGCTCGCGAAACGTGCCCCTGAGATCGAATCGATCAACCGGTCCAATGAACTCGCCACGCGAATTGAAGAACTGGCGACGCGGAAGCTCCTGCCTTTTGAGATGATTGATGCGGTCAGGCAGAACAAGCCTGCCTCAATTGTATTCCGGAGCGTGACTGCGCAGGCTCCAGGAAGGATCGAGATCAACGCCAGCACACCGGTGGCCGCCGACCTGCCCCAGTATCGCTCGGTGCTTGTGGCGAATCCCAAGGTCGCGCAGGCGGAGTTCCTCGACCAGAACTCGCGAGATCGTGTGACCTCATTCCGGCTGCAGGTGACCTTCAAGCCCAACGCCTTCGACCAAGGAGGTGCGCAATGAGAGCGTTCTTTTTCAGCCGGCATCTGCGCGAACGCATGCTGCTCGTGCTGTTCACCGCAGGTGTTGCCGCCGTCGTGGTGACAAGCGCAACCCGCAAGGGAATCGAGTTCTATCGAACCGACCAGCGCGTCAACTCCGAGCTGGCCCTCCAGAGGGCAGTGCTCGCGCAGCGGCCCCTCATCGAGGCGCGGGCGCAGGCGGCGGCGGAGCGCTTCGATGCCTCGCGTACGTTTGATTCACTCAGGCTGGCTTCGGAGGTCGATGCAATGACGCGCTCCGCCGGTATCCAAAATTTCGCTACAGCTGACGCACGCACCGACTCGGGCCAGCAGTTCGCGCTGCATACGCTGCAGCTCACGATTCGAAACGCGGACTACGCGGCCTTGGTTCGCCTGTATCAGGAAGTGATGAAGCATGGCCCGTATATCGGTATCGACCAGTTGACCATCGCGGCCAACACCGGGAACCCGGGGCTCCTGAACGCCAACATGCAGCTGTCGTCGGTGGAGATCATACGGCCTTGAGGACGCGCGAAAGGAGCGGCGGCGCGTCAACGGCCAGCCCGACAGTATTCCTATGAGACACGAAGAGGCCGTGGCCAGGTATCTCGCGGGCATGTCCACTGGTGTGGAGATTGGTGCATTCCTCACACCGATCCCGGGCATCTCACCGATCCATGTTGAGAAGTTCGAATCTTACGCCAACGTGAAGTGCAAGGCTGACCTCTTCGGCGAGGCAACAGATCTTCCCTTTAACGACGGCACCTTGGACTATGTCGCCTCCTCGCATGTCCTGGAGCATGTCGCGAATCCCGTGGCCGCATTGCGCGAATGGACACGCGTCCTTAGGCACCAGGGCATTATTTACCTCGTCGTTCCTGACTCCCGTTACACCTGGGACATCGGGCGCAAAGTCACCGCGGTGGAGCATATGCTCGAGGACTACAGAAGGGGCGTCACAGCCTCTGACTCCACGCATATCGATGACTTTGTGTTTAATGTTGATTGGTCCACCTTTGCCCCGGACCTACCCCCCGAAAGAGTCCCGGAGGAGCAGCGCGCTGCTGCAGAACGGTACCACGCCTCCGTGAAAGCCAACTTGGAGATAAATATCCACTTTCATGTTTTCAGGCCTGATAGCGTCAGGGAACTCCTCTTTCGAGCGTCTGAATCGGGATACCTTTACGGTGAAATAGAGGTTGTCGAAATCGCCGAGCGCTTTCCGGAAGGAAATCCCAACGGCATCCTTGCGGTTGCAAGGGTTAAAAAGCCCTTCCTTTCCCGATTCTTTAGGAAAGAAAAACCGCTTCTCAAGGATACATTCCGGCATTTCCCGGGTGGACGATACGATCCATCCATTGGGGACCGAGGGAGTGTACGACCAACTCGCCGGAGCTAAGGGCTCGCGGGAATCGCTACCAAGTGACCGGTGGCGCAGCAGGCCGACTGGTAAACCGTTGGGAAATTTGCTTTGCTCTGGAACTCGGATTAGAATCCGTGATCTACCAATTAAGTAGATCTTACACCGCATGCGCTCGCTCACGCTTTGTCTCCCGGTGTCAACTCGCCTGCTGGGCTTGGCTGCTTTTTTGCAGCTGCTTTTGCCGCGTGCAAAGGCAGCCGATGATTCCGTTTCAGCGAAGCACCAGAGCTACCAGGAGGGAGACGGCCGTATCCGCGTCGATTCCCAGTATGGCTACGCGGAGGGCACACTCCCGGCGGAGATCAAGGTAAAGCTGACAGGTGTCATTGACTCGATTTCTGGTGCTACACCTACGGGTGAATTGCGACCCGGGACCTCGGATCCCGTTGTCTTGGCGGACATGACCGACCGTCGCAAAGCATGGCACGCGGACGTGGGTCGGCAGTTCGGCAACGTAAATGTGGAGATCGGCTACGACAACAGCCGGGAAAGCGACTATGTCTCGAATGCAGGGTCCTTTGAGGCGGCAATCGAGTTGAACAACAAGAATACCACCGTGCTCGCTGGTGTCGCTTACTCCGACGACGAGGTGAAGAGTGTGGGAAGTGGCGTATGGCGGAAGAAGCGGGCGACTGACGGTCGTGTGGGTATCACGCAATTGCTGGGTCCGTCCACCTCTGTGGCTGTGGCTGTTTCCCTGGGGCGCAGCACTGGCTTCCACAACGATCCCTACAAGCTGGTCGCCAAAACGATCGAGATCCTGCCGGGCCTGCAGCAAAGACTGACGTTCGCCGAACGAAGACCCGATTTCCGCAACAAGCGCATCTTGACGGGTACGCTCAACCACACCATTCGCCCGGATATGGCGTTGGAGGCGGGGTATCGCCTTTACGACGACTCATTTGGGGTCCTCGCACACACGGTTCACCTCCAGCTCTACAAGCGCCTGTTTTCCGACCGGGTTCTTCTCATCCCTTCGCTGCGCCTCCACCGACAGACGGCTGCGGACTTTTACTTTCCCGACCTGGACCAGACAGTGATCGTCCCGGAGACGGACCCGGCGCAGCTGTATTCATCGGACTATCGATTGGCGAAACTCGAGACGTTGAATCTCGGCCTCAAGCTGGTGTGGTTTGCCGTCCCGGACCGCCTGTCATTTGACGCTTCCTACGACCGCTACCGCATGAAAGGTCGCGATGCGCTGACGAACGACCGCATGTTTCCCGAGGCAAACATCTACACCGTCGG
Coding sequences within:
- a CDS encoding iron-containing alcohol dehydrogenase — translated: MVLDLQGIPPVLAGLGAARLAPSKAVEYGNRVLVVRGMSSTRSAPVVSTLMSQGAFAGEFVVSEEPTVELALSGVAEARRARANVLIAIGGGSVIDATKAMAGFLSNPGEPLDHLEVIGRGRPLRMPAVSWIAVPTTAGTGAEATRNAVLSATDPKASGSPGNRFDRVKVSLRSPLLLSRLVVLDPEMLLGQPHEVRAATAMDAFTQLLEAYVCNRANPHADLFCEGGLRQLGWALPRWLAGDEAPEVRSALGWSAFWSGVALAQAGLGAVHGIAGPLGGAFPVPHGAACAALLLPVVEANLARLKTLSATSALERFDAAARLVTGSATVNSGDLLGWLRERVAQAKTRGLASFGVTVADHPELARRALAASSMKANPVPLTEDDLLAILAAAA
- a CDS encoding glucoamylase family protein; this translates as MSRPMADFSKRSHLRRLIVAMVGALGFIAAAFAHGYEARDGAVLDQAETAFLVDIEQRGVQYFLDHTHPQTGLTRDRAPAMGTATYAPASIAASGFALTAWVIAADQGWMTREEAISRCLRTLAFAHDHVAHERGWFYHFVDFDDGKRVWNSEASTIDTALFMLGALTAREALKDPEITGWVDALYQRIDWQWAMNGGSTLSHGWTPEGGFLQSRWDSYSEHMALYLLGLGAPTNPLPKESWHAWQRPKTHYAGFEFIACPPLFTHQYSHAWFFFRDRSDDYADYWQNSVAATLAQREWCAAQSHLFPSWSHSLWGVTASDSERGYRAWGAPQGPHDPKLDGTLVPCAPGGSLPFAPRECIEVLSHMRQVELEGLWGRYGFADAFNLETGWVAPDVIAIDVGITVIMSNNLRVGSVWAAFMKAPEAQRGMAAAGFRMRGDVPKMNAGAVAAD
- a CDS encoding prepilin-type N-terminal cleavage/methylation domain-containing protein, encoding MRRNSPAFTVLEVLMALAIFALMATVIAASYLNVLRAYQLADSDGLSESRLRHARSEFFNTTARDDVLKGSNFTDGDVRVEWSGEIEPTAVPDLYRVTFQFTEKPGQEKAPVRTTEVHWLFRPGWAQPMERGPIELRFREAVQERLEEEDRRR
- a CDS encoding type II secretion system protein GspK, producing MLIVLVAMMFATVALTAFIERSSTDLLVEAKAHTATRMRADAYSALEATLSVLAAFRAQLGELHSPQEGWHDAIEFSGFEPEPGRRVKVSFVDESGRIPLVNTDFPRLKTILGAWGMRTYDAERCADALLSWMKADYVPTTSLGMEEDEYQRAPFPYKAPKKSLRSWNELSAIATVREYFFDNAGAPNEYFYQMQRVFSLLDYPEPNINAAVPDAFLARDALGTDSQQRRMKDFLTGRGAWNGRGGGYFKTKDQIAQVLGPLPSGTSFDVVVRALRVTVTVREGNQAYHLQALVAPEGGAKWQTGDSVKSSNLPFAVLEIVENDGTQSPLHHAADAPMP
- the gspG gene encoding type II secretion system major pseudopilin GspG, with amino-acid sequence MRPVSTPVVARSCRDRRGFTLLEILIVLAILGLLVGVLMTSINSGFFAAKEGVARLFVSTTVKVPLQVYSLHMGNYPSTEEGLKALVNAPAAKAERWKGPYLDDGKLPIDPWGETYLYRSPGVRNKTTYDIWSKGPDRQDGTADDIGNWSTEGTK
- a CDS encoding DUF3570 domain-containing protein; translation: MRSLTLCLPVSTRLLGLAAFLQLLLPRAKAADDSVSAKHQSYQEGDGRIRVDSQYGYAEGTLPAEIKVKLTGVIDSISGATPTGELRPGTSDPVVLADMTDRRKAWHADVGRQFGNVNVEIGYDNSRESDYVSNAGSFEAAIELNNKNTTVLAGVAYSDDEVKSVGSGVWRKKRATDGRVGITQLLGPSTSVAVAVSLGRSTGFHNDPYKLVAKTIEILPGLQQRLTFAERRPDFRNKRILTGTLNHTIRPDMALEAGYRLYDDSFGVLAHTVHLQLYKRLFSDRVLLIPSLRLHRQTAADFYFPDLDQTVIVPETDPAQLYSSDYRLAKLETLNLGLKLVWFAVPDRLSFDASYDRYRMKGRDALTNDRMFPEANIYTVGAKFSW
- a CDS encoding class I SAM-dependent methyltransferase; the protein is MRHEEAVARYLAGMSTGVEIGAFLTPIPGISPIHVEKFESYANVKCKADLFGEATDLPFNDGTLDYVASSHVLEHVANPVAALREWTRVLRHQGIIYLVVPDSRYTWDIGRKVTAVEHMLEDYRRGVTASDSTHIDDFVFNVDWSTFAPDLPPERVPEEQRAAAERYHASVKANLEINIHFHVFRPDSVRELLFRASESGYLYGEIEVVEIAERFPEGNPNGILAVARVKKPFLSRFFRKEKPLLKDTFRHFPGGRYDPSIGDRGSVRPTRRS
- a CDS encoding type II secretion system protein, whose product is MKRRGFTLVELLIALALVGFLLVAMNTFLFSMGELWGRQSEQRLFELHVRNVTRFLQRELNRAGLPPNKVDTNLGIREVRTRNGTEDLLTFVLPDGSRLCEWPDGRALPEVFCGFVVRDRQGLFFVWQSTLEERFNQDPPRETLVTPWVTQIQYDYYEKDFRSWRTERAPRKQQGESPALPGRVRLTFSYDGMTREVVLVVPSVVEGLPQL
- a CDS encoding prepilin-type N-terminal cleavage/methylation domain-containing protein, with protein sequence MGGAARHRQAFTLVEILVVIALMAVIVGALGWGSAFFRDDGRLTPDERVLAALHKARETALLEGREVHLVVQEKRNDEKGTQLVLSDSSGILKNFPISAQEGVGVAFLPVRSSDVALTLVGGEVRQSGPSSRAVFYPDGTCSRFRVQVTVGRDSRLIEVDPWTCAAVLPTPEGGRR
- a CDS encoding energy transducer TonB, which produces MKSFRSFRLLFAGLLGAALVSTLHASTTPARPLSQKAPHYAFELRKDEFEGAVVVGLSVSTSGQVMDARILSSTNRVFEKPVLDAAQKWKFQPAMKDGVAVNSTVEQLVTFTVPGKTPATSIDSLVDALEPLGDCGLGNEVNAENALVVLAQ